One segment of Niabella beijingensis DNA contains the following:
- a CDS encoding ABC transporter ATP-binding protein: protein MEAVVADRIKKTYKGKIAVDASSFTVARGELFGLIGPDGAGKTSIFRMLTTLLLPDGGTATVDGFDIVKDYRQIRKRVGYMPGKFSLYPDLSIEENLHFFATVFNTTVAANYELIRDIYVQIEPFKKRRAGKLSGGMKQKLALCCALIHKPSVLFLDEPTTGVDPVSRKEFWEMLQQLKEQQITIVVSTPYMDEAGRCDRIALMQEGRLLSVDTPQGIIKAYPQPIYAVRAAEMHRLLKVLQTFPGISASYAFGEDVHVNFYEEKADIAAFRRQLEEMGLTGVEIGITPATIEDCFIRFLKKTS from the coding sequence ATGGAAGCTGTAGTAGCAGACAGGATCAAAAAGACCTACAAGGGTAAAATCGCTGTGGACGCAAGCTCGTTTACCGTTGCACGCGGCGAACTGTTCGGGCTGATCGGGCCCGACGGTGCAGGGAAGACCAGTATTTTCAGGATGCTGACAACCCTGCTGCTCCCCGACGGAGGCACTGCAACCGTGGATGGGTTTGATATTGTAAAAGACTACCGGCAGATACGGAAGCGTGTCGGCTATATGCCGGGAAAATTTTCCCTGTATCCGGATCTCAGTATCGAAGAGAACCTTCATTTTTTTGCAACCGTTTTCAATACCACCGTAGCTGCGAACTATGAACTGATCCGGGATATCTATGTGCAGATCGAACCTTTTAAAAAACGCCGCGCCGGTAAGTTGTCCGGAGGGATGAAGCAAAAGCTGGCCCTGTGTTGTGCTCTCATCCATAAACCTTCGGTACTCTTCCTGGATGAACCTACAACAGGAGTGGACCCTGTGTCGCGCAAGGAATTCTGGGAAATGCTTCAACAGCTGAAGGAGCAGCAGATTACCATTGTGGTTTCAACACCGTATATGGATGAAGCCGGCCGCTGCGACCGGATCGCACTGATGCAGGAAGGACGGCTGCTTTCTGTTGACACGCCGCAAGGCATTATAAAAGCGTATCCCCAGCCGATCTATGCGGTAAGAGCTGCGGAAATGCACCGGCTGCTTAAAGTATTGCAGACATTCCCGGGTATCAGTGCCAGCTACGCGTTTGGAGAAGATGTCCATGTGAACTTTTATGAAGAGAAAGCAGATATAGCCGCTTTCCGGCGGCAACTGGAGGAAATGGGACTCACCGGGGTGGAGATCGGGATAACACCGGCAACCATCGAGGATTGTTTTATCCGGTTTTTAAAAAAAACATCATGA
- a CDS encoding HlyD family secretion protein, which translates to MKTKIPAIALISIVLAACQNKKKAYDASGTFEAVETIVSSEAAGIIRVLDLEEGQVVDSGRIVGYIDSTQLYLKKRQLRAQIGTVRSGKPDITAQTAALKEQLHQAEREQQRTARLVAADAATQKQLDDAGTQVLVVKKQLAALQSSLGITSGNLEEQVVPLDVQIRQVDDQLSKCRLVNPVGGTVLTKYAEANEVTAPGKPVYKIAALNSILLRAYITGDQLPHVKPGQTVKVLVDDTGSSYKTYSGTVSWISDKAEFTPKTIQTKEERANLVYAVKIRVKNDGYLKIGMYGEVKF; encoded by the coding sequence ATGAAAACAAAGATACCAGCGATCGCATTGATCAGTATTGTCCTGGCGGCCTGCCAGAACAAAAAAAAGGCATATGATGCTTCCGGCACCTTTGAAGCAGTAGAGACCATTGTGTCGTCAGAAGCGGCGGGCATCATCCGGGTGCTTGATCTTGAAGAAGGTCAGGTGGTCGATTCCGGCCGTATCGTGGGCTATATCGACAGCACTCAGCTTTATTTAAAAAAGAGACAACTTAGGGCGCAGATCGGAACGGTGCGCAGCGGCAAGCCGGATATTACGGCACAGACAGCGGCCCTGAAAGAACAGCTGCACCAGGCGGAACGCGAACAGCAACGGACTGCCCGGCTGGTGGCCGCTGATGCAGCCACACAAAAACAACTGGACGATGCCGGCACGCAGGTACTTGTGGTAAAGAAGCAGCTTGCAGCGCTGCAATCCTCACTAGGTATTACCTCCGGCAACCTGGAAGAACAGGTGGTGCCGCTGGATGTACAGATCCGTCAGGTGGACGACCAGTTGAGCAAGTGCCGCCTGGTAAACCCGGTCGGCGGAACCGTACTGACCAAGTATGCCGAAGCCAATGAAGTAACTGCTCCCGGTAAACCGGTGTATAAAATTGCAGCGCTCAACAGCATCCTGCTCCGCGCCTATATCACCGGTGACCAGCTGCCGCATGTAAAACCAGGTCAGACGGTAAAGGTACTGGTAGATGATACAGGAAGCTCGTACAAAACCTACAGCGGCACCGTCTCCTGGATCAGCGATAAAGCGGAATTTACTCCAAAGACCATTCAGACAAAAGAAGAAAGGGCCAACCTTGTATATGCCGTAAAGATCCGTGTGAAAAATGACGGCTACCTGAAGATCGGTATGTATGGTGAAGTAAAATTTTAA
- a CDS encoding TolC family protein gives MRKRVLFLIFLFAGVGYCHGQPDGLTLPECYHLAEQNYPLIKRYELIRKATGYTIDNLQKGYLPQLSVYAQASYQSAVTELPVRLPGMSVPSLSKDQYKAYAQVDQVLYDGGAIRLQKELAQSSAAATEQQVAADLYQVRARINQLFFGILLTDARLKQNELLLSDLQLGLKKMQAAIKNGTAFRSNADLISADILTAGQHTTELLAARNAFADMLGQFIGKPVDEATVLQKPPPAITDSSIKRPELKVFDAQQKNLEIQNRLLTNSTRPRVGLFLQGGLGRPALNMLSNEFQGYYLGGIRLSWSPSSFYTLKKKRAAIDISRQEITVQEEAFRFNTGLSVKQQTREMGKYRQLLASDQEIIRLRRQVKTAAMAQLENGVITSTDFLKQVHDEDRARQNQLQHELELLLSQYDLQTITGNQP, from the coding sequence ATGAGAAAGCGGGTCTTGTTTTTAATATTCCTGTTCGCGGGTGTTGGTTACTGCCACGGACAGCCGGACGGTCTTACCCTGCCGGAATGTTACCATCTTGCGGAACAGAATTATCCGTTGATCAAGCGGTACGAGCTGATTCGCAAAGCCACCGGCTATACAATCGATAACCTGCAGAAGGGGTATCTGCCACAGCTTTCTGTTTATGCCCAGGCGTCTTATCAGTCTGCTGTAACCGAGCTGCCGGTCCGGTTACCAGGCATGTCCGTTCCCTCACTCAGTAAAGATCAATACAAAGCATACGCCCAGGTCGATCAGGTGTTGTATGATGGCGGCGCCATCCGGTTGCAAAAAGAGCTGGCACAAAGTAGCGCAGCTGCAACAGAGCAGCAAGTGGCAGCGGATCTTTATCAGGTCAGGGCGCGCATCAATCAGCTGTTTTTCGGCATTTTACTGACGGATGCCCGGTTAAAGCAAAATGAATTGTTGCTGAGCGATCTGCAGCTGGGACTAAAAAAGATGCAGGCGGCGATAAAGAATGGCACTGCATTCCGCAGCAATGCAGATCTGATCAGTGCCGATATACTTACTGCGGGACAGCATACCACAGAACTGCTGGCAGCGCGCAATGCTTTTGCCGACATGCTGGGCCAGTTTATCGGGAAGCCGGTTGATGAAGCTACCGTACTGCAGAAACCGCCGCCGGCGATAACAGACAGCAGTATCAAACGGCCGGAACTAAAGGTGTTTGATGCGCAGCAAAAAAATCTGGAGATCCAGAACCGGTTACTGACGAACAGCACGCGGCCCCGGGTCGGGTTGTTCTTGCAGGGCGGACTGGGGCGTCCGGCGCTGAATATGCTGAGCAACGAATTCCAGGGCTACTACCTGGGAGGTATTCGCCTGTCCTGGTCGCCCTCTTCGTTCTACACGCTCAAAAAAAAGCGGGCGGCGATCGATATCAGCCGCCAGGAGATCACGGTGCAGGAAGAAGCATTTCGTTTTAATACCGGACTCAGTGTAAAACAACAAACCAGGGAAATGGGCAAATACCGGCAGTTGCTGGCTTCCGACCAGGAGATCATCCGCCTTCGCCGGCAGGTGAAAACGGCAGCCATGGCCCAGCTGGAGAACGGCGTTATTACAAGCACTGATTTTCTGAAACAGGTGCACGACGAAGACCGCGCCCGGCAGAACCAGCTGCAGCATGAGCTGGAACTACTGCTGTCGCAATACGACCTGCAAACCATAACCGGCAACCAACCATAA
- a CDS encoding TetR/AcrR family transcriptional regulator, whose protein sequence is MKTKNASTEEKIKEAARVVFTKKGYAATKTRDIAEEAGLNLALLNYYFRSKEKLFEIVMIENLQRLFSFLAPTLNNKKLTLEEKIEAIATNYIDMLFQNPDLPLFVLSEIRTHPERFAAIIQLDTLVLKSHFMQQIQQRKKKIHPLQFLISFMGMLIFPFISRPVFQTSNAFKEEAFIQLIEERKKLVPEWMNCMLE, encoded by the coding sequence ATGAAAACAAAAAATGCTTCAACAGAAGAGAAGATCAAGGAAGCGGCACGGGTGGTGTTTACAAAAAAGGGGTATGCTGCTACCAAAACGCGGGATATTGCGGAAGAAGCAGGACTGAACCTGGCGTTGCTGAATTATTATTTCCGCAGTAAGGAAAAGTTATTTGAGATCGTGATGATCGAAAACCTGCAGCGGCTTTTTTCCTTTCTGGCGCCCACACTCAACAATAAGAAGCTGACGCTGGAGGAAAAGATCGAAGCGATTGCCACCAACTATATCGACATGCTTTTTCAGAATCCTGATCTGCCCCTGTTTGTGCTCAGTGAGATCCGGACACATCCGGAGCGGTTTGCGGCCATCATCCAGCTGGATACCCTTGTATTGAAATCGCATTTTATGCAGCAGATCCAGCAGCGAAAGAAAAAGATCCACCCGCTGCAGTTCCTGATCTCTTTTATGGGAATGCTTATTTTCCCGTTCATCAGCCGCCCCGTATTTCAGACCAGCAACGCTTTTAAGGAAGAAGCATTTATACAACTGATCGAAGAGCGTAAGAAGCTGGTGCCGGAATGGATGAATTGTATGCTGGAATAA
- a CDS encoding molybdate ABC transporter substrate-binding protein has product MKRNFILLACCQVMACLVMAQDHRFDPPWNTPPQSSVMFTVPGINNTPDLFGDINDPQLVVFFAGNQFMCIDELIHAFKTAHPQYTRVFAETLPPGILARQIEGGSLTMGNLRITLKPDVYTAGKTRIDAMAPLFEDTVAYAYNKLAIMVREGNPKNIKGLKDLGKKEVRVAMPNPEFEGIGKRIEAAYVKAGGEALKNTIMNRKVQDSTTLLTQIHHRQTPLWVLYNRADAGPVWYSEAFYQKLIHHPVALIPIPDQENIQATYMAGSLKKAPHPQAAKDFMQFLQTVTAKAIYKKYGFDTP; this is encoded by the coding sequence ATGAAACGGAATTTTATACTACTGGCATGCTGCCAGGTAATGGCATGCCTCGTAATGGCGCAGGATCACCGGTTTGATCCCCCCTGGAATACACCACCGCAAAGCAGTGTTATGTTCACGGTGCCGGGCATTAACAATACACCGGACCTGTTCGGAGACATCAACGACCCGCAGCTGGTGGTTTTTTTTGCAGGCAACCAGTTCATGTGTATTGATGAATTGATCCATGCTTTTAAAACAGCCCATCCGCAGTATACCCGGGTATTTGCCGAAACATTGCCCCCCGGCATCCTTGCCCGGCAGATCGAAGGTGGTTCTTTAACCATGGGCAACCTGCGCATTACCCTGAAGCCGGATGTATATACGGCTGGTAAAACACGGATCGACGCGATGGCACCGTTATTTGAAGATACAGTGGCCTATGCGTATAATAAACTGGCCATTATGGTGCGGGAAGGGAATCCGAAAAATATAAAAGGACTTAAAGACCTGGGGAAAAAAGAAGTGCGGGTGGCCATGCCCAACCCGGAATTCGAAGGGATCGGGAAACGGATCGAAGCCGCATATGTAAAGGCGGGCGGAGAAGCCCTGAAAAATACGATCATGAATCGGAAAGTACAGGATAGCACCACACTGCTCACGCAGATCCACCACCGGCAGACACCGCTCTGGGTCTTATACAACAGGGCAGATGCCGGCCCGGTATGGTATTCAGAAGCTTTTTATCAGAAACTGATCCATCACCCGGTGGCGCTGATCCCCATCCCGGACCAGGAGAATATACAGGCCACCTATATGGCGGGAAGCCTGAAGAAGGCACCACATCCGCAGGCAGCAAAGGACTTTATGCAGTTTTTACAAACGGTGACTGCAAAAGCGATCTATAAGAAGTACGGCTTTGACACACCCTGA
- a CDS encoding DsrE family protein, giving the protein MKQILLIGCSLLVTLMVNAQQLTKAEEKNRAFTGAVATQKQYRVIYQMDSGDPKIIEKVLRNLNNALNDPRLKGKLQAELVAFSGGTDAYLKGSKYEATLKALVEKGVIIAQCANTLHERKIGRDAIYDFIGLVPSGNGELILRQTEGWPVIKP; this is encoded by the coding sequence ATGAAGCAGATTTTACTGATCGGATGCAGCCTGCTGGTTACCCTCATGGTTAACGCGCAGCAGCTGACAAAAGCAGAGGAAAAGAACCGGGCTTTTACGGGTGCGGTTGCAACACAAAAGCAGTACCGGGTTATTTACCAGATGGACAGCGGAGACCCGAAGATCATCGAGAAAGTGCTCCGGAACCTGAACAACGCATTGAATGATCCGCGGCTGAAGGGAAAGCTGCAGGCAGAGTTGGTAGCGTTCAGCGGCGGCACCGATGCATACCTGAAAGGAAGCAAGTACGAAGCCACTTTAAAAGCGCTTGTGGAAAAGGGCGTGATCATTGCGCAATGTGCCAATACGCTCCACGAACGGAAGATCGGACGCGATGCGATCTATGATTTCATCGGCCTGGTACCCAGTGGCAATGGAGAGCTGATCCTGCGTCAGACGGAAGGCTGGCCGGTTATTAAACCCTGA
- a CDS encoding c-type cytochrome, which translates to MKAFLIPAIIFLIMTLLVLLENGCTENTDRDRKQPAATAGADAEQVWTGWNHYQIPDYTEEGRLIRYGYELIANTAAYLGPRGSVAAITNGMNCQNCHLKGGTVPYGNNFGKVAATYPLYRARNNGIQDIYARVNDCFQRSLNGKKLDTASKEMQAISAYIKWLGDGVPKGKIFAGTSLMKLKFMDRAADPQRGRAAYHTKCISCHGTDGAGMINAEGTGYTYPPLWGNNSFNDGAGLFRLRSMAGFIKNNMPLGATYRNPQLTDEEAWDIAAYINSGQRPGFDQQDDWQLLNKKPLDMPYGPYIDSFSQQQHKYGPYGPIEIAQAAAKRTIAKTE; encoded by the coding sequence ATGAAGGCTTTTTTGATACCCGCTATTATTTTCCTGATTATGACCCTACTGGTACTTCTGGAAAACGGATGTACAGAAAATACAGACCGGGACCGGAAACAACCTGCGGCGACGGCGGGGGCAGATGCGGAGCAGGTCTGGACGGGCTGGAACCATTACCAGATCCCGGATTATACCGAAGAAGGACGGCTGATACGCTACGGGTATGAGCTGATCGCCAACACAGCTGCTTACCTGGGACCCAGAGGAAGTGTTGCTGCAATCACCAACGGCATGAACTGCCAGAACTGTCATTTGAAAGGGGGAACGGTCCCTTATGGAAATAACTTTGGAAAAGTGGCGGCCACCTATCCGTTATACCGGGCGCGCAACAACGGGATCCAGGATATCTATGCACGGGTGAATGATTGCTTTCAACGCAGTCTTAACGGGAAGAAGCTGGACACCGCTTCGAAAGAAATGCAGGCCATTTCTGCCTACATCAAATGGCTGGGCGATGGTGTTCCTAAAGGAAAAATATTTGCAGGCACTTCCCTGATGAAACTGAAGTTCATGGACCGGGCGGCGGACCCGCAACGGGGACGCGCAGCGTATCACACAAAGTGCATCAGCTGTCACGGAACAGATGGTGCGGGGATGATCAATGCGGAAGGCACCGGCTATACCTACCCGCCGTTATGGGGAAACAACAGTTTTAATGACGGCGCCGGACTGTTCCGGCTGCGCAGCATGGCCGGTTTTATAAAGAACAACATGCCGCTGGGCGCTACTTACCGCAATCCGCAGCTTACCGACGAAGAAGCATGGGATATTGCCGCCTACATCAACAGCGGGCAACGCCCCGGGTTTGATCAGCAGGACGACTGGCAATTACTGAACAAAAAACCGCTGGATATGCCGTACGGACCTTATATCGACAGCTTCTCCCAGCAGCAGCATAAATACGGACCTTACGGACCGATCGAGATCGCACAGGCAGCAGCAAAACGGACTATTGCAAAAACAGAATGA
- a CDS encoding PPK2 family polyphosphate kinase, giving the protein MKAGFEKKFKAARDFKLRKHPTDISSAVNAADAKEELKRIRKELSAFQEKMYAHNRYSVLVCLQGMDTSGKDSLIREVFEEFNARGVVVSSFKTPSALELQHDYLWRHAVALPERGKFGVFNRTHYENVLVTRVHPEYLLNERLPGIEKVEDLPGDFWQQRFEQINHFESQLIGNGTILFKFFLHLSKNEQKDRLLRRLEKEKHQWKFSPGDLAERKLWDHYMECYEDAIRHTGSGKAPWYVIPADDKDICRYLVASILLEELKKYKDIRYPEPDKAIKEHIQQYKHQLEQE; this is encoded by the coding sequence ATGAAAGCCGGATTCGAAAAGAAATTTAAAGCGGCCAGGGATTTTAAGCTCCGCAAACACCCCACAGATATTTCTTCCGCTGTCAATGCAGCGGATGCCAAGGAAGAACTGAAGCGCATCCGTAAGGAGCTGAGTGCTTTCCAGGAGAAAATGTATGCCCATAACCGTTATAGCGTACTGGTCTGTTTACAGGGAATGGATACCTCGGGCAAGGACAGCCTGATACGGGAAGTATTTGAAGAGTTCAATGCAAGAGGGGTGGTGGTCAGCAGCTTTAAAACCCCTTCTGCGCTTGAATTGCAGCACGATTATTTATGGCGTCATGCCGTTGCGCTCCCCGAACGCGGAAAGTTCGGTGTGTTCAACCGCACACATTATGAAAACGTGTTGGTAACACGGGTGCATCCCGAATACCTGCTCAACGAGCGCCTGCCCGGAATAGAAAAAGTGGAGGACCTGCCCGGGGATTTCTGGCAACAACGTTTTGAACAGATCAACCATTTTGAATCACAACTTATCGGGAACGGAACGATCCTTTTTAAATTCTTTCTGCATCTCAGTAAAAATGAGCAGAAGGACCGGCTGTTGCGGCGACTGGAAAAAGAGAAGCATCAGTGGAAGTTTTCGCCGGGAGACCTTGCGGAGCGGAAATTATGGGACCATTATATGGAGTGTTATGAAGACGCTATCCGGCATACCGGCTCCGGAAAAGCACCCTGGTATGTCATTCCGGCGGATGATAAAGATATCTGCCGTTACCTCGTGGCCTCCATCCTGCTGGAGGAACTGAAGAAATATAAAGACATCCGCTATCCCGAACCGGATAAAGCCATAAAAGAACATATACAGCAATACAAGCACCAGCTGGAACAGGAATGA
- a CDS encoding DMT family transporter codes for MQLHIAVLLAGFTGILGELITLNEGLLVWYRLMIAAVTLWILMWLTGKLQRLSFKEALKISGIGFLSALHWVFFYASIKYGNVSIGLVCLSAVGFFSAILEPLLNRVPIKKTELILGICSVFGIYLIFHFDAQYKLGIILGFISSFFAALFPILLKFSMKRVNMQTVLTWQMTGGFITLSLVMPFYLRLFPVTTLLPSLGDFLWLLVLAWLCSVVAFQFSMSALRKLSAFTVSLSYNLEPLYGILMAFIILKENKSLNNGFYLGFTIISLTLILHAVILKRTNRKAIEEPGS; via the coding sequence TTGCAGTTACATATCGCTGTATTACTTGCCGGGTTCACCGGCATCCTGGGAGAGCTGATCACCCTGAACGAAGGACTGCTGGTATGGTACCGCCTGATGATTGCCGCAGTAACACTCTGGATATTGATGTGGCTGACCGGCAAACTGCAGCGGCTGTCGTTCAAGGAGGCATTGAAGATCTCCGGAATCGGCTTTTTATCGGCCCTGCACTGGGTCTTTTTTTATGCATCTATCAAATACGGTAATGTATCCATCGGGCTGGTATGTCTTTCTGCGGTAGGCTTTTTTTCCGCCATCCTCGAACCCCTGCTGAACCGTGTGCCGATAAAGAAAACAGAACTGATCCTGGGTATCTGTTCGGTATTCGGCATCTATCTTATTTTCCACTTCGATGCGCAATACAAGCTGGGGATCATCCTGGGGTTCATCTCTTCCTTTTTTGCCGCACTGTTCCCGATACTTCTGAAGTTTTCCATGAAACGGGTGAATATGCAAACCGTGCTCACCTGGCAGATGACCGGCGGGTTTATAACGCTTTCCCTGGTAATGCCTTTTTATCTGCGGCTGTTTCCCGTAACCACCCTGCTGCCTTCCCTGGGTGATTTTCTGTGGCTGCTGGTACTGGCCTGGCTTTGTTCGGTAGTGGCTTTCCAGTTTTCCATGAGTGCCTTAAGAAAACTGTCGGCCTTTACAGTAAGCCTGTCTTATAACCTGGAACCGCTCTACGGCATCCTGATGGCCTTTATTATCCTCAAAGAGAACAAGTCGCTGAACAACGGGTTCTATCTGGGCTTTACCATTATCAGTCTCACACTGATCCTTCATGCGGTGATCTTGAAGCGCACGAACCGGAAAGCGATAGAAGAACCCGGCAGCTAG
- a CDS encoding arginine deiminase family protein, which translates to MQIKVNSEIGLLKKVLVHSPDSGIGKVIPSKAQDWLFEDIVHLDTIRRKEYDYYTKLLLYFLDPSLIKGRLKSVDDPKNNFHFYKPGKPGFHNSKNVIEIQELLADILQDSAIRKKLVASVCAIENCSYRTQELLLKQQPDELAKIFISGTGNNLDMLFPPVPNFIFTRDIGIVINDHILLNKPAKKARLREALLMKYIFFNHPLFKQYRSRIIELADSPYHFLLPVDADEYNVTLEGGDVMVVSREHVVIGISERTSMAAAQQVATILFKKNIVSKVTLVQIPQKREYMHIDTIFTQVKKNTWVLLGAFSKKRTKKELGDVILQQIEDQKPETTVSILQFRKNNIAKPVRFSSLEDLLTDISRKDLKVKGKIEIIHSGNDEFPFDLREQWTDSCNLLALKDGVVVGYDRNDKTLEAFRRAGFRIIDVKELLPLMENGTLKPEKLNNVFITIPSAELSRARGGFHCMSMPLLRADI; encoded by the coding sequence ATGCAGATAAAAGTAAACTCAGAGATCGGATTGTTGAAAAAGGTATTGGTGCACAGTCCGGACAGCGGCATCGGCAAGGTCATTCCTTCAAAAGCGCAGGACTGGCTTTTTGAAGACATTGTGCACCTGGATACCATCCGGAGAAAGGAATACGATTATTATACAAAGCTCCTGTTGTATTTCTTAGACCCGTCATTAATAAAGGGCCGGCTGAAATCGGTTGACGACCCTAAAAACAATTTCCATTTTTACAAACCGGGGAAACCAGGGTTCCATAATTCCAAAAACGTTATTGAGATACAGGAGCTGCTGGCAGACATCCTGCAGGATTCCGCGATCCGGAAAAAACTGGTGGCTTCGGTGTGCGCGATCGAAAACTGCTCCTACCGTACCCAGGAACTGTTGCTGAAGCAACAGCCGGATGAGCTGGCCAAGATCTTTATCAGCGGCACCGGCAACAACCTGGACATGCTGTTTCCTCCCGTGCCTAATTTTATTTTTACAAGAGACATCGGTATCGTTATAAACGACCACATCCTGCTGAATAAACCGGCCAAAAAAGCGCGGTTACGGGAAGCCTTGCTGATGAAGTATATTTTCTTTAACCATCCCCTGTTTAAGCAATACCGTTCCCGCATCATTGAACTGGCCGACAGTCCTTACCACTTCCTGCTGCCGGTGGATGCGGACGAATACAATGTAACACTGGAAGGTGGTGATGTAATGGTAGTAAGCCGGGAACATGTGGTGATCGGCATCAGCGAGCGTACCAGCATGGCCGCCGCACAGCAGGTAGCCACGATCCTTTTTAAAAAGAATATCGTTAGTAAGGTAACGCTGGTACAGATCCCGCAAAAGCGGGAATATATGCACATCGACACCATTTTTACCCAGGTAAAGAAAAACACCTGGGTATTGCTGGGCGCTTTCTCAAAGAAACGTACAAAAAAAGAACTGGGTGATGTGATCCTGCAACAGATCGAAGATCAGAAACCGGAAACGACCGTTTCGATCCTGCAGTTCAGAAAAAACAATATTGCAAAACCCGTTCGCTTCTCCAGCCTCGAGGACCTGCTTACCGACATCAGCCGGAAAGACCTGAAGGTAAAAGGAAAGATAGAAATCATTCATTCGGGTAACGATGAATTCCCTTTTGACCTGCGCGAACAATGGACCGACAGCTGTAACCTGCTGGCTTTAAAAGACGGGGTGGTTGTAGGATACGACCGGAATGACAAGACCCTCGAAGCCTTCCGCCGGGCGGGATTCAGGATCATCGACGTAAAGGAATTACTGCCCCTGATGGAAAACGGTACCCTGAAACCCGAAAAGCTGAACAATGTTTTTATCACCATCCCTTCGGCAGAACTTTCCAGGGCCCGCGGCGGTTTTCATTGCATGAGCATGCCGCTGCTGCGTGCCGATATTTAA
- the ctlX gene encoding citrulline utilization hydrolase CtlX, with product MQTTSHLLMIRPIAFGFNAETAVNNAFQKQNGNWDVNEKAQQEFDQLVALLQHHNIKVQVIQDRPQPYTPDSIFPNNWISMHNDGQIVLYPMFAPNRRPERAKGVVDALKEQFVIYSTVDLTGYEKEQRFLEGTGSMVLDRVHQKAYACISPRTDTRVLYDFCGVLDFTPVLFHAADANGTPVYHTNVMMSIGEDYAILATDTITDKTQRDLVLRSLSETGKEVIPISIGQMEHFAGNALQVRNTAGQRFLVMSDAAFGSLSPDQRKQLEKFNPILHAPLDTIEQNGGGSARCMIAEIFLPPQHIPVTD from the coding sequence ATGCAAACAACCTCGCATTTACTGATGATCCGGCCCATCGCTTTCGGCTTTAATGCCGAAACCGCGGTAAACAACGCGTTTCAAAAACAAAACGGCAATTGGGATGTGAATGAAAAGGCGCAACAGGAATTTGATCAGCTGGTGGCACTTCTTCAACATCATAATATCAAGGTACAGGTGATACAGGACCGGCCTCAGCCCTATACACCGGACTCTATTTTTCCCAATAACTGGATCTCGATGCACAACGACGGACAGATCGTTCTCTACCCGATGTTTGCACCCAACAGGAGACCGGAGCGTGCCAAGGGGGTGGTGGATGCCCTGAAAGAACAGTTTGTGATCTACTCCACCGTAGACCTTACCGGTTATGAAAAGGAACAACGCTTCCTGGAAGGAACGGGCAGCATGGTGCTGGACCGCGTACATCAGAAGGCCTATGCCTGCATCTCTCCCCGTACAGATACGCGCGTGCTGTATGACTTTTGTGGTGTACTGGATTTCACTCCCGTATTGTTTCATGCAGCTGATGCTAACGGCACCCCGGTTTATCATACCAATGTAATGATGAGCATTGGCGAGGATTACGCTATCCTGGCGACCGATACCATCACCGATAAAACGCAGCGTGACCTGGTACTCCGCTCCCTCTCAGAAACGGGAAAGGAAGTCATTCCCATCAGTATCGGGCAGATGGAACATTTCGCCGGAAATGCCCTTCAGGTAAGGAATACAGCAGGACAGCGATTTCTGGTGATGTCGGATGCCGCATTCGGATCGCTTTCACCTGACCAGCGGAAACAGCTGGAAAAATTCAATCCCATCCTTCATGCGCCGCTGGACACCATTGAGCAAAACGGCGGCGGCAGTGCCCGCTGTATGATCGCAGAGATCTTTCTGCCACCGCAACACATTCCTGTTACTGATTAA